One genomic region from uncultured Methanobrevibacter sp. encodes:
- a CDS encoding HNH endonuclease, whose protein sequence is MCREELINFDKYIFSKDGYIISKHWGKKLSGWTDDDGYLVSCLTLKNGKKQPYRVNRVIAYLFVPKPEHLKCIPYEELQVGHSDTDRKNNNVSNLYWCTSKENNNNQITKEKQIGREPWNKGLKNCFTEDTLKKMSEHSKSRHHSEETKRKQSIARKKYWENKKIN, encoded by the coding sequence ATGTGTAGAGAAGAATTAATTAATTTTGACAAATACATCTTTAGTAAAGATGGATATATTATTAGCAAGCATTGGGGAAAGAAATTATCAGGGTGGACTGATGATGATGGTTATTTAGTAAGTTGTTTGACATTGAAAAATGGTAAAAAACAACCATATAGAGTTAATAGAGTTATTGCTTATTTATTTGTTCCAAAACCGGAGCATTTAAAATGTATTCCATATGAAGAACTTCAAGTTGGTCATAGCGATACAGATAGAAAGAATAACAACGTCAGTAATTTATATTGGTGTACTTCAAAAGAAAATAATAACAACCAAATAACAAAAGAAAAACAAATTGGAAGAGAACCTTGGAACAAAGGTTTAAAAAATTGTTTTACTGAGGATACGTTAAAAAAAATGTCTGAACACAGTAAAAGCAGACACCATTCAGAAGAAACAAAAAGAAAACAATCTATAGCAAGAAAAAAATATTGGGAAAATAAAAAAATTAATTAA
- a CDS encoding glycosyltransferase family 2 protein: MKHKILWLTLCYNEEQILPWCIDYWKRIADKVVVFDNFSTDSSIDILSKEKFIEIKKFKTDGQNDVMQAWIKNSQWQQYKDEYDYIIWTDTDELLYSDDLDSILDEMDKGGYNVLGCPIYALCEDSKPNYENGKLLHQLCHKFYRQRMNHQPPYEHLAKFSLFNPKLITETNFSVGQHIANFKPSMKMFETNKAFILHVDKGFGIMEKYKIRQKMNKHLSDINRKYGLCIEYANDFETLKKEYEDNQSRSFDINV; the protein is encoded by the coding sequence ATGAAACATAAAATTTTGTGGCTAACATTGTGTTATAATGAAGAACAAATACTTCCTTGGTGTATTGATTATTGGAAAAGAATTGCTGATAAGGTTGTAGTTTTTGATAATTTCAGCACAGATTCAAGTATTGATATACTTTCAAAAGAAAAATTTATTGAAATTAAAAAATTCAAGACTGATGGACAAAATGATGTTATGCAGGCTTGGATAAAAAACAGTCAATGGCAGCAATATAAAGATGAATATGACTATATAATATGGACTGACACTGATGAACTTTTATATTCTGATGATTTGGATTCAATATTGGATGAAATGGATAAAGGAGGTTACAATGTGTTAGGATGCCCAATATATGCTTTATGCGAAGATTCAAAACCAAACTATGAGAATGGTAAACTACTACATCAATTATGCCATAAGTTTTACAGACAAAGAATGAATCACCAACCTCCGTATGAACACTTAGCAAAATTCTCTTTATTTAACCCCAAATTAATAACTGAAACTAATTTTAGCGTTGGGCAGCATATTGCAAATTTTAAACCTTCAATGAAGATGTTTGAAACTAACAAAGCATTTATTTTGCATGTTGATAAAGGCTTCGGGATAATGGAAAAATATAAAATAAGGCAAAAGATGAACAAACACCTGTCTGACATTAACAGAAAGTACGGTTTATGTATTGAATATGCAAATGACTTTGAAACCTTAAAAAAAGAATATGAAGATAACCAATCAAGGAGTTTTGATATAAATGTGTAG